One part of the Enterococcus sp. DIV1094 genome encodes these proteins:
- the rfbB gene encoding dTDP-glucose 4,6-dehydratase — MKNIIVTGGAGFIGSNFVHYVVKNHPEVHVTVLDKLTYAGNKENLAGLPADRVELVVGDIADAEVVDRLVEKADAVVHYAAESHNDNSLKDPFPFVHTNIIGTYTLLEACRKYDVRYHHVSTDEVYGDLPLREDLPGHGEGEGEKFTAETPYNPSSPYSSTKAGSDLLVKAWVRSFGLKATISNCSNNYGPYQHIEKFIPRQITNILSGIRPKLYGEGKNVRDWIHTNDHSSAVWLILTKGNIGETYLIGADGEEDNKTVMEMILELMGQPMDAYEHVKDRAGHDLRYAIDSTKLRQELGWQPEFTNFRDGLAETIKWYEENQEWWKKEKEAVEAAYAKNGQ; from the coding sequence ATGAAAAATATCATTGTTACTGGTGGAGCAGGCTTCATTGGATCAAATTTTGTTCATTATGTTGTAAAAAACCACCCGGAAGTACATGTGACAGTTTTAGATAAACTAACTTACGCAGGAAACAAAGAAAATCTAGCTGGGTTACCAGCTGACCGTGTGGAACTAGTGGTCGGAGATATCGCTGATGCGGAAGTAGTTGATCGATTAGTTGAAAAGGCAGACGCAGTCGTTCATTATGCGGCTGAGTCACACAACGATAATTCGTTGAAAGATCCGTTCCCATTTGTACACACAAATATCATTGGAACGTATACGTTGCTTGAAGCTTGCCGAAAATATGATGTTCGTTATCATCATGTTTCTACGGACGAAGTTTACGGTGATCTACCATTACGTGAAGACTTACCAGGTCATGGTGAGGGCGAAGGTGAGAAGTTTACTGCGGAAACACCTTACAATCCTTCAAGCCCATATTCTTCAACAAAAGCTGGTTCTGATCTATTAGTGAAAGCATGGGTCCGTTCATTTGGCTTAAAAGCGACGATCTCTAATTGTTCAAACAATTACGGGCCTTATCAACACATTGAAAAGTTCATTCCACGTCAAATCACAAATATTTTGAGTGGTATTCGTCCTAAGTTGTACGGAGAAGGGAAAAATGTTCGTGATTGGATCCATACGAACGACCACTCATCTGCCGTATGGTTGATTTTAACCAAAGGAAATATTGGCGAAACGTATTTGATCGGTGCTGACGGTGAGGAAGATAACAAAACTGTGATGGAAATGATCTTAGAGTTGATGGGGCAACCAATGGATGCTTATGAACATGTAAAAGATCGTGCTGGTCATGATTTGCGTTATGCAATCGATTCAACAAAGCTTCGTCAAGAACTTGGCTGGCAACCAGAATTCACTAATTTCCGTGATGGTTTAGCAGAAACGATCAAATGGTATGAAGAAAACCAAGAATGGTGGAAAAAAGAAAAAGAAGCAGTTGAAGCAGCTTACGCTAAAAATGGACAATAA
- the rfbD gene encoding dTDP-4-dehydrorhamnose reductase, translating into MFLLTGGNGQLGTELRHLLDEKGLSYVSTDAQELDITDADKTMAYITDLKPEVIFHCAAYTAVDKAEDEGKELDEKINVDGTRNVALAAKAVNAKLIYISTDYVFDGKKENEEYQVDDATNPLNEYGRTKLLGEQAVQELLEDYYIIRTSWVFGVYGHNFVYTMQRLAQTHDRLTVVNDQFGRPTWTRTLAEFMVYVIEQQVPYGVYHLSNENSCSWYEFAKEILKDEAVEVAPVTSAEYPQKATRPQYSVMSLKKTEDLGFEIPTWQEALEQMLQASEKLNK; encoded by the coding sequence ATGTTTTTATTAACAGGTGGAAATGGTCAACTTGGTACAGAGTTACGACATTTATTAGATGAAAAAGGGTTATCTTATGTTTCAACAGATGCCCAAGAATTAGATATCACAGATGCAGATAAAACAATGGCTTATATCACAGACTTAAAACCAGAGGTCATCTTCCATTGTGCAGCTTATACAGCCGTCGACAAAGCAGAAGACGAAGGCAAAGAATTAGATGAAAAAATCAATGTGGACGGCACGAGAAATGTGGCGCTGGCAGCAAAAGCAGTAAATGCTAAATTGATTTACATCAGTACGGATTATGTTTTTGATGGTAAAAAAGAAAATGAAGAATACCAAGTGGATGATGCAACGAATCCATTGAATGAATATGGACGTACAAAATTATTAGGTGAACAAGCAGTTCAAGAACTTTTAGAAGATTATTATATTATTCGTACTTCATGGGTGTTTGGCGTATATGGTCATAACTTTGTTTACACGATGCAACGTTTGGCACAAACGCATGATCGCTTAACTGTGGTCAACGACCAATTTGGCCGTCCAACATGGACGCGCACATTAGCTGAATTCATGGTCTATGTGATCGAACAACAAGTGCCATATGGCGTATATCATCTTTCAAATGAGAATAGTTGTTCATGGTATGAATTCGCAAAAGAGATCTTAAAAGACGAAGCAGTAGAAGTAGCCCCTGTGACTTCGGCAGAATATCCACAAAAAGCGACACGTCCACAATATTCCGTGATGAGCTTGAAAAAAACAGAAGATCTTGGTTTTGAGATCCCAACGTGGCAAGAAGCACTTGAACAAATGTTACAAGCTTCTGAAAAATTGAACAAATAA
- a CDS encoding DUF7657 domain-containing protein produces MEKQTRSARRDKSRQDKSRQVEKEQTHPFLDIFLKLRYLIGLLVIVIVVTFNLNGSSIGSWDTYVSQRDDGKETDVIFGQNREVRSDEWLVQTPFYLSQAETGYPVINEDYSLNGQNMIIAYNSPVKDITVIGKPFNWGFFFLGRDRGLSFYWAMKLVVMVLLGFELLMILTKRNKPLSLIGAFALTFAPAVQWWFMQHVGDLIFFTIGLMVAFYHYFYQHEKKWLRALMMLLVVIFGIGFILVIYPAHQVMLAYLLVFYFIGLLIYYRKKIKWDWFDAVLITAALLFIGVVMWHFWSISKDALMAALNTLYPGNRVSTGGKFKFSEFFYFLTNWKISFEDISFSNNSEVALFYHFFPTVLLASPFVLFGKKDGDRKIIGRILMIFCLFTIFWITVGLSRTMAQLTLLSFVPPFRAILTFSFAACLLSIWFIAYIWKHDVIPTWYKFVLLIANAGIYYYALQGSKMEGYFSEIELISVIALGTLLLAFALFRQRVLFYLSFSALIIASGFFVNPVVQGTGAIFEKTLAKEIQRIDQQDPGQLWLTEDELYNFTPTLGVKSFNTVRFYPDKAAWQLIDPEGEYERFYNRYAHTRAFIAKEDTAFKLDRPDMFSVTLNFDDAEKLGIKYVVTKRPLDDYNQRNEAQFTKLYGPDDDGHMIFEVAYPNYATWQTQTTGQ; encoded by the coding sequence ATGGAAAAACAAACAAGAAGCGCAAGGCGAGATAAGTCACGGCAAGATAAGTCAAGGCAAGTAGAGAAGGAACAGACGCATCCATTTTTGGATATATTCTTGAAACTACGTTATCTGATCGGGTTACTAGTAATCGTGATTGTTGTAACCTTCAACTTGAACGGCAGTTCGATCGGTAGTTGGGATACTTACGTATCGCAAAGAGATGATGGAAAAGAGACGGACGTGATATTTGGTCAAAACCGTGAAGTACGTTCGGATGAATGGTTAGTACAAACGCCTTTTTATCTCTCTCAAGCAGAAACAGGCTATCCGGTCATAAACGAAGACTATTCTTTGAATGGACAAAATATGATCATTGCCTACAATTCACCGGTAAAAGATATTACTGTGATAGGTAAACCATTCAACTGGGGCTTCTTCTTTTTAGGAAGAGATCGAGGGTTATCTTTTTATTGGGCAATGAAATTGGTCGTTATGGTCTTGTTAGGATTTGAACTGCTGATGATCCTAACAAAAAGAAACAAGCCACTTTCATTGATCGGTGCTTTTGCTTTGACATTCGCACCCGCTGTTCAATGGTGGTTCATGCAACACGTTGGCGATTTGATCTTCTTTACGATTGGACTGATGGTCGCCTTTTATCATTACTTTTATCAACATGAAAAAAAATGGCTGCGTGCATTGATGATGTTGCTGGTGGTCATATTCGGTATCGGCTTTATCCTAGTGATCTATCCGGCCCATCAGGTCATGTTAGCCTATTTGTTAGTTTTTTATTTTATCGGGTTATTGATCTATTACCGCAAAAAAATAAAATGGGATTGGTTTGACGCTGTCTTGATCACTGCAGCGCTATTGTTTATTGGCGTTGTCATGTGGCATTTTTGGTCAATCTCAAAAGATGCATTGATGGCCGCTTTGAATACGTTGTATCCAGGAAATCGAGTGAGTACGGGTGGGAAATTCAAATTTAGTGAGTTTTTCTATTTCTTAACAAACTGGAAAATCTCCTTTGAGGATATCAGCTTCTCAAATAATTCAGAAGTGGCACTCTTTTACCATTTCTTCCCGACTGTCTTGTTGGCAAGTCCATTCGTATTGTTTGGGAAAAAAGACGGAGATCGAAAAATCATCGGTCGCATCTTGATGATCTTTTGTCTCTTCACCATTTTTTGGATCACTGTCGGCTTATCTAGAACGATGGCTCAATTGACCTTGTTATCATTTGTGCCGCCTTTCCGAGCGATTTTGACGTTCAGTTTTGCTGCTTGTCTATTATCGATTTGGTTCATTGCTTATATTTGGAAGCATGATGTCATCCCTACATGGTATAAATTTGTCTTATTGATTGCGAATGCTGGTATTTATTACTATGCATTACAAGGTTCTAAGATGGAAGGATACTTTTCTGAGATCGAACTGATCAGTGTGATTGCGCTGGGAACCCTTCTTTTAGCATTTGCACTGTTTCGACAACGCGTGCTTTTCTATCTTTCATTTAGCGCGTTGATCATTGCTTCTGGTTTCTTTGTGAATCCAGTTGTCCAAGGAACGGGTGCAATCTTTGAAAAAACATTGGCGAAGGAGATCCAAAGAATCGATCAACAAGATCCTGGTCAATTATGGTTAACAGAAGATGAACTGTATAATTTCACGCCGACGCTAGGAGTGAAGTCATTCAATACGGTACGTTTCTATCCAGATAAAGCCGCTTGGCAATTGATTGATCCAGAAGGCGAATATGAGAGATTCTACAACCGGTACGCTCATACGAGAGCCTTTATTGCCAAAGAAGATACAGCCTTTAAACTCGATCGTCCAGACATGTTCTCAGTGACACTGAATTTTGATGATGCTGAAAAATTAGGTATCAAATACGTTGTAACGAAACGTCCTTTAGATGACTATAACCAACGTAATGAAGCACAGTTTACTAAATTATATGGACCAGACGACGATGGACACATGATTTTTGAAGTAGCATACCCAAATTACGCTACTTGGCAAACACAAACAACAGGTCAATAA
- a CDS encoding EpaQ family protein, translating to METIQTFVEKFINKMSTGILLLMLIALFSVWTIGIGTPATLFLYEHSAQFVTFGVFVLTGLNIYKARGFDFFYLGAAVVIFCFYTYFSEVREGSLAGNLLIPILILFGLSVKWIEFDKVDRAIYLLVFSFFLAVTVYRVFTEIQVPEGQSIWNQDNKLSDIWINTNTIGSTLMMLGLLISGFASSFERWYIRILSIPAIIAAFLGIWVCQSRSALIAIILFVLLDIWPKKFFKFIRAPFIGYLAIFSLALPISYLAATSEDVNLFTGREEIWLKFYQTISERFEQLMVGMKPFLFYRGEQVLGNHNSYNSILNLYGLIGIAITGILLLVFIGRLTLKANLSNGQLTFLWAFMAIMIQSFMEDTLTSFPWVPIGYLLLAMASHRYDKPKEEQIKIHDENQFATSRVARYH from the coding sequence GTGGAAACCATTCAAACATTTGTAGAAAAATTCATAAATAAAATGAGTACTGGGATCTTGTTACTTATGCTTATCGCCCTTTTTTCTGTCTGGACGATCGGTATAGGGACACCAGCTACTTTATTTTTATATGAACATAGCGCACAGTTTGTAACATTTGGCGTATTTGTTTTAACTGGCTTGAATATCTATAAAGCAAGAGGATTTGACTTTTTTTATTTAGGAGCAGCAGTCGTAATATTTTGCTTTTATACGTATTTTAGTGAGGTACGAGAAGGTTCTTTGGCTGGCAATCTTTTGATCCCAATACTTATTCTATTTGGATTGTCTGTAAAGTGGATCGAATTCGACAAAGTAGATCGCGCAATCTATTTGCTTGTATTCTCATTTTTCTTAGCTGTGACAGTCTATCGAGTTTTCACAGAGATCCAAGTTCCTGAAGGACAAAGTATCTGGAATCAAGATAATAAATTATCAGATATATGGATCAATACGAATACGATCGGTAGCACATTGATGATGCTTGGACTATTGATCAGCGGTTTCGCTAGTTCATTTGAACGTTGGTATATTCGGATTCTTAGCATACCAGCGATTATCGCTGCATTTCTAGGTATCTGGGTCTGTCAATCACGCTCTGCCTTGATTGCCATTATCCTTTTTGTACTACTAGATATCTGGCCTAAGAAATTCTTTAAATTTATTCGGGCACCTTTTATCGGCTATTTAGCCATTTTTAGTTTAGCACTACCGATTTCCTATTTAGCAGCAACTTCTGAAGATGTCAATCTTTTCACCGGAAGAGAAGAAATTTGGCTGAAATTCTACCAAACGATTTCTGAGAGGTTCGAGCAATTGATGGTTGGGATGAAACCTTTTCTTTTTTACCGTGGTGAACAAGTTCTAGGAAATCATAACAGCTATAACTCGATTCTGAACTTATACGGATTGATAGGTATAGCGATTACCGGTATCTTGTTACTTGTGTTTATTGGTAGACTGACCTTAAAGGCTAATTTGTCAAATGGACAACTGACTTTCTTATGGGCTTTCATGGCAATCATGATCCAGTCGTTCATGGAAGATACATTGACTTCTTTCCCTTGGGTTCCTATCGGCTATCTATTGTTAGCCATGGCAAGTCATCGTTACGACAAACCTAAAGAAGAGCAAATAAAAATACACGATGAAAATCAGTTTGCAACCTCGAGAGTTGCTCGTTATCACTAA
- a CDS encoding ABC transporter permease, with translation MFKDLFLFMKDIYQNRKLLLQFSLNDFKSRYAGSFLGILWAFINPVFTVLIYWLVFGFGLRAAMTDGKYPFIVYLITGMVPWFFFSDAFTSTTLVFREYTYLVKKVVFNIRILPTTKILSNLYTHLFFILIGLVVAMGHGIFPTVMSFQLIYYLFCMVAFLTGLTWLTASIQPFLPDIMQFITILLQLIMWTLPILWSTSQFNPAIIKILKLNPLYYIVQGYRESFLSEAWFWEHGTYTLYFWVVTLIMFVIGSLVFRRLKPHFSDVL, from the coding sequence ATGTTTAAAGATTTGTTTTTATTTATGAAGGATATCTATCAAAATCGAAAGCTATTACTTCAATTCTCGCTAAACGATTTTAAATCACGTTATGCGGGTTCATTTTTAGGAATTCTATGGGCGTTCATCAATCCCGTCTTTACGGTTCTTATTTATTGGTTAGTCTTTGGTTTCGGGTTAAGAGCGGCAATGACAGATGGCAAGTATCCGTTCATCGTTTATCTGATCACTGGGATGGTGCCATGGTTCTTTTTCTCAGATGCTTTTACCTCTACGACATTGGTTTTCCGAGAATATACGTATTTAGTAAAAAAGGTAGTATTCAATATCCGTATTCTACCAACAACTAAAATCCTTTCGAATTTGTATACACATTTATTCTTTATCTTGATTGGATTAGTCGTAGCGATGGGGCATGGTATTTTTCCAACAGTCATGTCTTTCCAATTGATCTATTATCTATTTTGTATGGTGGCCTTTTTGACCGGTCTAACGTGGTTGACTGCATCTATCCAACCGTTTTTACCTGATATCATGCAATTTATCACGATTTTATTACAGCTGATTATGTGGACATTACCGATTCTTTGGAGTACTAGTCAATTTAATCCAGCAATCATAAAAATCTTGAAGTTGAACCCATTGTATTATATTGTCCAAGGTTACCGTGAATCTTTCCTAAGTGAAGCTTGGTTCTGGGAACATGGCACGTATACATTATATTTTTGGGTAGTGACATTGATTATGTTCGTAATCGGTTCATTAGTGTTCCGTAGATTGAAACCACATTTTTCAGATGTGCTGTAA
- a CDS encoding ABC transporter ATP-binding protein — protein sequence MTEYAIKLNNITKSYNMYAKPSDRFREALNPFKKSYHDVFYALKDINVEIKKGEMIGFVGENGSGKSTMLKIITGVLTPTSGTMEIEGKISALLELGSGFNPEYSGYENIYLNGMVLGFSREEVDAMVDDIIEFADIGDHVYQPVKTYSSGMFVRLAFAVAINVNPDILIVDEALAVGDLEFQLKCMEKFTEIKNSGKTILFVSHDISSIRRFCDRSYWLKNGEVVEYGDTMDVTTNYENFLKKKSVKTVDRNKNQVERFAAPDIVDVLSAELLDKNKQPIDMLEQGEDLYVKVTYDVKDDTIKKPVLGIALRTVDNFYVCGLNTLLDDITIPWEKGKNVFYLKYNKLGLLAGEYYFDVAVFEENATVPLVYKTKYMNLFVTGSYIGEGIVVLDHHWKEGDQNNEV from the coding sequence ATGACAGAATATGCAATTAAATTAAACAACATCACTAAATCATACAATATGTATGCGAAACCGAGTGATCGTTTTAGAGAAGCATTGAATCCGTTCAAGAAATCATACCATGATGTTTTCTACGCATTGAAAGATATTAATGTAGAGATCAAAAAAGGTGAAATGATCGGTTTTGTCGGTGAAAATGGATCCGGTAAGTCCACGATGCTCAAAATCATTACAGGCGTGCTGACGCCAACTAGTGGCACGATGGAGATTGAAGGGAAGATTTCTGCTTTACTTGAATTAGGTTCAGGCTTCAATCCCGAATATTCAGGATATGAAAATATTTATTTGAATGGGATGGTCCTTGGCTTTTCTCGTGAAGAAGTCGATGCGATGGTTGATGATATCATTGAGTTCGCTGATATCGGGGATCATGTCTACCAGCCAGTTAAAACTTACTCAAGTGGGATGTTCGTCCGTTTGGCTTTTGCGGTTGCGATCAATGTCAATCCAGATATTTTGATCGTCGATGAGGCACTTGCAGTCGGAGACTTGGAGTTCCAATTGAAATGTATGGAAAAATTTACAGAAATCAAAAATTCTGGGAAAACGATTTTATTTGTTTCTCATGATATCAGCTCGATCCGTCGTTTCTGCGATCGTTCTTACTGGTTAAAAAATGGAGAAGTCGTCGAATATGGCGATACGATGGACGTGACGACCAATTACGAAAACTTCTTGAAGAAAAAATCAGTCAAAACCGTTGATCGGAATAAAAATCAAGTGGAGCGTTTTGCTGCACCAGATATCGTGGATGTATTAAGTGCTGAGTTATTAGACAAAAACAAGCAACCAATCGATATGTTAGAACAAGGGGAAGATCTGTATGTCAAAGTCACTTATGACGTGAAAGACGATACGATCAAGAAACCTGTTCTAGGGATCGCCTTGCGAACGGTTGATAATTTCTATGTCTGTGGATTGAATACTTTATTGGACGATATCACGATCCCTTGGGAAAAAGGGAAAAATGTCTTTTATCTCAAATACAATAAGTTAGGGCTGCTTGCCGGCGAATACTATTTCGATGTGGCTGTTTTTGAAGAAAATGCGACCGTTCCTTTAGTTTATAAAACCAAATATATGAACTTATTTGTGACGGGTTCTTATATTGGTGAAGGAATCGTGGTCTTGGATCACCATTGGAAAGAAGGAGATCAAAACAATGAAGTATGA
- a CDS encoding methyltransferase domain-containing protein translates to MKYDFEMDLDEQSSVGKIVGQIKPGSKVLEFGPGNGRMTKHLIGAKNCEVSIVELDKELFDYVNEIAQDGFYGDIESFEWAKYYDGQTFDYILFADVLEHLVDPLKTLKKVREFLNEDGEILITFPNLVHNSVLIHLFNNELPWASFGLLDETHNSFYTHEGFQKVFEKADLHINIEDYLYLAVGDTELKSAYTDLPKAVRYDFKMRPFGEVYQYFFSLKKQPNVEAKINMPQNSNYVKMMEITKKNTQEETLQIPFNNHTGENQILTFPLTEEPTSFVFQFEKQPSYLEFSVEIDGEKLDFIASNAIIKTTTDCYIFDGSDVPKFELTGISGESIKISCHYRFIGELPETMAEVLTVIKPMADVQKELSAKNEALTKENEHLQAENKELTNVLQIMTERYSELLQANNWAIKPKGRLVKPKETAKKVQAKDLSLCIDEKSWDPETKLLKIIGWGISNAERKPLSYKLSVDQSPFFEVQQIERIEVNEAENLPPHTKAGFEIQIACEQEKSFLIELIAENGQSWLVEM, encoded by the coding sequence ATGAAGTATGATTTCGAGATGGACTTAGATGAACAAAGTAGCGTAGGCAAGATTGTCGGCCAAATCAAACCGGGAAGCAAAGTCTTGGAATTCGGTCCAGGCAATGGCCGCATGACGAAACATTTGATTGGTGCTAAAAACTGTGAAGTAAGCATCGTTGAATTAGACAAAGAACTATTTGATTATGTGAATGAAATCGCCCAAGATGGTTTTTATGGCGATATTGAAAGTTTTGAATGGGCAAAATATTATGATGGTCAAACATTTGATTATATTTTATTTGCTGATGTATTGGAACATTTAGTTGATCCTTTAAAAACTTTGAAAAAGGTCAGAGAATTTCTAAATGAAGATGGCGAGATTTTGATTACGTTTCCTAATCTCGTGCATAACTCTGTATTGATCCATCTCTTTAATAATGAGTTGCCATGGGCTTCGTTTGGGTTACTTGATGAAACACATAATTCATTTTATACCCACGAAGGCTTTCAAAAAGTATTTGAAAAAGCTGATTTGCATATCAACATCGAAGACTATTTGTATCTAGCGGTGGGAGATACTGAATTGAAGTCAGCCTATACAGACTTACCAAAAGCAGTTCGTTATGACTTCAAAATGCGCCCATTTGGCGAAGTGTATCAGTATTTCTTTTCATTGAAAAAACAACCGAATGTGGAAGCTAAGATCAACATGCCACAAAATTCAAATTACGTTAAAATGATGGAAATCACCAAAAAGAATACACAAGAAGAAACGTTACAGATCCCGTTCAATAATCATACGGGAGAAAACCAAATATTGACTTTTCCATTGACAGAGGAGCCTACAAGTTTTGTTTTTCAATTTGAAAAGCAACCAAGTTACCTAGAATTCAGTGTTGAAATAGATGGAGAAAAGCTTGACTTCATTGCATCGAATGCAATCATCAAAACAACCACAGATTGCTATATCTTTGACGGATCAGATGTACCCAAATTTGAATTGACCGGTATTAGTGGAGAGTCTATCAAAATCTCTTGTCACTATCGGTTTATCGGTGAGCTACCAGAAACGATGGCTGAAGTACTTACTGTGATCAAACCAATGGCTGATGTTCAAAAAGAACTGTCTGCGAAAAACGAGGCACTCACAAAAGAAAATGAACATTTACAAGCGGAGAATAAAGAGTTAACGAATGTCTTACAGATCATGACTGAACGATATTCTGAGTTATTGCAAGCTAACAATTGGGCGATCAAGCCTAAAGGACGTTTGGTGAAACCAAAAGAAACTGCGAAAAAAGTCCAAGCGAAAGACCTTTCTCTTTGTATCGACGAAAAAAGTTGGGATCCAGAAACAAAATTACTCAAAATCATTGGATGGGGAATTTCAAATGCAGAACGCAAACCTTTATCTTATAAGCTGTCTGTCGATCAATCACCATTCTTCGAGGTTCAGCAAATCGAGCGTATCGAAGTAAATGAAGCCGAAAACCTTCCTCCCCACACAAAAGCTGGTTTTGAGATCCAGATAGCGTGTGAACAAGAAAAATCATTTTTGATTGAATTGATTGCAGAAAATGGGCAGTCTTGGCTAGTTGAAATGTAA
- a CDS encoding glycosyltransferase: MQKKEIAVFIDKITRERATGDLLIVGWAIDEVSKEIPTIQVEKEDVIAENTPVVRLDINHLYNLDVKTQSGFNLRLSGKLKGKAILDFRTKDHQNGISVKLNGRYPYDDGIESSLEMKKRLLKKGLNYARTYGFKKAIRRAKMELKPGSIDYAQWIAKHEQIDLEEQKAKAQAFGYRPLISVVMPVYNVEIKWLEKCIDSVLAQTYDHWELCISDDASTDPKIHKCLERYQQKDSRIKVVFREENGHISLATNSALEIAEGEFMALLDNDDELPVNALFEVVNVLNDHPELDLIYSDEDKIDADGNRFDPHFKADWSPNTLMGNNYISHLGVYRLSIVKELGGFRKGYEGSQDYDLVLRFTEKIPADHIYHIDRVLYHWRTIPGSTASSGEAKSYIYDSGVKALTDALARRNIKGQVRPGRISGFYEITYDVLEEDLVSVIIPTKNGYDDLKMCIDSIIEKTTYPNYEIIVADNGSTDPNMQNLFDSYREQLKERFIVELIDIPFNYSRINNLAAEKASGKYYLFLNNDTEVIAPNWMTTMVSYAQFDSIGCVGAKLYYPDDTTQHAGVLVGIGGVAGHALNNYERTHCGYFGRLVIDVDYLAVTAACMMVKAEDFLAVDGFDETLQVAFNDVDLCLKIYELGRNNVYAHQVELYHFESKSRGYEDTPEKQKRFAGEIKKMQDKWPKYIAHDPFYNDNLTKQGIGDFSLRPD, translated from the coding sequence GTGCAAAAAAAAGAAATTGCTGTATTTATCGATAAGATCACTCGGGAGCGGGCAACTGGCGATTTATTGATCGTTGGTTGGGCAATCGATGAAGTATCAAAAGAAATTCCGACGATCCAAGTCGAAAAGGAAGACGTCATAGCGGAAAATACGCCAGTCGTGCGTTTGGACATCAATCATCTCTATAATCTAGATGTGAAAACTCAAAGCGGGTTCAACCTTCGATTATCTGGAAAGCTAAAGGGGAAAGCAATTTTAGATTTTCGAACAAAAGATCATCAAAATGGGATCTCCGTCAAGTTGAATGGGCGCTATCCTTATGATGATGGTATTGAATCAAGTTTAGAGATGAAAAAACGTTTATTGAAAAAAGGGTTGAATTATGCACGGACATACGGGTTTAAAAAAGCGATCCGTCGTGCAAAAATGGAATTGAAACCAGGTTCGATCGATTACGCACAATGGATTGCAAAGCACGAACAAATCGATTTAGAAGAGCAAAAGGCAAAAGCGCAGGCATTTGGGTATCGTCCATTGATTTCTGTCGTCATGCCGGTTTATAACGTTGAAATCAAATGGTTAGAAAAATGTATCGATTCAGTGCTTGCTCAAACGTATGATCACTGGGAGTTGTGTATCAGTGATGATGCTTCAACTGATCCTAAAATCCATAAGTGCTTAGAACGTTATCAGCAAAAAGACTCACGGATCAAAGTCGTTTTTCGTGAAGAAAACGGACATATCAGTTTAGCAACAAACTCCGCACTTGAGATCGCAGAAGGAGAATTCATGGCATTACTTGATAATGACGATGAACTTCCTGTAAATGCGTTGTTTGAAGTAGTCAATGTGTTGAACGATCATCCAGAACTTGATTTGATCTATAGTGATGAAGATAAGATTGATGCCGATGGCAATCGTTTTGATCCTCACTTTAAGGCAGATTGGTCACCAAATACCTTAATGGGAAATAACTATATTTCTCACTTAGGTGTTTATCGATTAAGTATCGTCAAAGAATTAGGAGGCTTCCGTAAAGGCTATGAAGGGTCTCAAGATTATGACCTAGTTCTTCGTTTTACAGAAAAGATCCCAGCAGATCATATTTATCATATCGATCGTGTACTTTATCATTGGCGAACGATTCCAGGATCAACAGCAAGTAGTGGTGAAGCGAAAAGCTATATCTATGATTCTGGCGTGAAAGCTTTAACAGATGCGTTAGCTCGCAGAAATATCAAAGGTCAAGTGCGTCCAGGGCGAATTTCAGGATTCTATGAGATCACATACGATGTCTTAGAAGAGGATCTAGTCAGTGTCATCATCCCAACCAAAAACGGGTATGATGATTTGAAAATGTGTATTGATTCAATCATTGAAAAAACGACCTATCCAAACTACGAGATCATCGTAGCGGATAATGGTAGTACTGATCCTAATATGCAAAATCTTTTTGACTCATACAGGGAACAGTTAAAAGAACGGTTTATCGTCGAACTGATCGATATCCCATTCAACTATTCTCGTATCAATAATCTGGCTGCAGAAAAAGCCAGCGGAAAGTATTACTTATTCTTGAACAATGACACGGAAGTAATCGCACCTAATTGGATGACAACGATGGTTTCTTATGCTCAGTTTGATTCAATCGGCTGTGTGGGTGCAAAACTTTACTACCCAGATGATACGACGCAACATGCAGGCGTATTAGTTGGGATCGGTGGAGTTGCTGGACATGCACTGAACAATTACGAGCGCACACATTGTGGTTATTTTGGACGCCTAGTGATCGATGTTGATTATTTAGCAGTAACAGCAGCTTGTATGATGGTGAAAGCAGAAGATTTCCTTGCAGTAGATGGCTTTGACGAAACATTACAAGTAGCATTCAATGATGTTGACTTATGTCTGAAAATCTATGAATTGGGTCGAAATAATGTATACGCCCATCAAGTCGAGCTATATCACTTTGAGTCGAAATCTCGCGGGTATGAAGATACACCAGAAAAGCAAAAGCGCTTTGCTGGTGAGATCAAAAAAATGCAAGATAAATGGCCAAAATATATCGCACACGATCCTTTCTATAATGATAATTTGACAAAACAAGGAATCGGCGATTTTTCATTACGACCAGATTGA